In Pieris rapae chromosome 10, ilPieRapa1.1, whole genome shotgun sequence, the genomic window tttgctttTACGACTTTGTtcgaattatatatatgtcgtacataaaaataataataactttattttataaaataaagtaaaaattaactcTTGCCAATTTAAAGTtcatcaaaaattaataaatctactTTAGAAGGTAAAATTCCATAGGTAAATAGTGAACATGCCATTGGAaatgtatttcataaatacatttataacatatCTATCATATACGatctatatatcatatatctaCACATCGTCTATATTTGTCCTTCTATGTCGATATTTTTTCCGTATTCGGTCTGAATCAATTATTTCACCTGtcaagaaaaaatatgtcCCCCgtttcatttcttttttctaaataacattgatccttttttattatacaattattgtgACATTTTgttggtttaaaataaaagaaaacgtaTTAAAGtaacttaacaataaaatacgcGCCTATTAAAATGTCATGCTTTGGTAAGCCTCTCTGGGATTACTCATGCTTGTtgctgaaaataattatacttatttaacaatatcgtaataaaaaatggttaaatgaaatattacaaccaattgtaaaaataatatttaagttttcttagATTGTATCGATTTGAATATGACGACGGATAACGAAGATACCCAATTTCAATATAGTTCCTACTTTCTTCTTTATCCGCTGCTCATATGTGGGTTACCAAAACGTTATCCACcaagaagtttttaaatactcCTAGCAAGATAGCGCGCcctttttatctttttcttaGACGTCTGTAATCAATGTCATTCAAATTGTCCTTTATCTGTGGTGCCATTTATATGTGTCACAGCACAAACTTATGGtataagataaatatgtatacgAATCTATAgacagataataattaagaattcgagtaaaattataaaatataatttctattgtAAATAGTCGCTCGTACTGTTTATTTAGAGttgttacatacatttatttctctCGTAACATTTGTGTATGTAAAgctttagaaattattttggcGAGGtcctaaataattattgtttcagaGGAAAATTATGAAGGGTTATGCATTACAATAACTTTAGTAAttaggatatttttatttactttcaaacGTTAAGATTGCAAAATAGTAAGTATTACTTACAGccgattaattaaattgtaatgttaGAATATCTAAAATGGCGAAGTTAGCCTTTGAACTACGCAACAGATTTTGAATTAATGTTCTGGCAATAGACAAATAGATATCCCAACAGAGATTCAAAAGGATAATACGTACAAtattttctacatacactGAATGAACCTGTTTTCCCCCTTTTTTTTCGTGGGCTACTCTTACTAAAAGtttctaacaatatttttaagatttgaaTTAAGTCACAACTGTCAAGccaatactaatataatacagGGTGGCTTAAAAGTCGTGGATCAAACGCAACTAGGGGTTAGATGTGACCCCATCAGCTGCAAAAAATTGTTCTACGGGAGCTCCTTCAACCCTTCcagatttatatgttttatatattttgcgtttttataagaaaattgacttttttacttattcttattgaaattctaaaaaatctACCAGTTTTCCCAGATCATAAGTTTTTGTTTACCCTCGGACCCACtgtgaaaaattaatactCTACCAAAAATTTACCCTATATGACAAGGTTTTTAATAGGGAGTCTGAAATAGACACATGGCCATGACTGGCTAAACTgtataaacaaacatataaaaataaattcacttgTCCACTCAAAATGTACTAATAGCATGCATGTTTTaagtttactaaaaataataataatatttattatttaatcttgtTTCTTTTCGATTTGACCTAATATTGATAAGTCTtgagttattttttcttaacaaaAGCGGTTATGTCTCTGTGAATTGTGTGTAAAATGTTTCCTTCGCATTGTTAAAATCGGCTCGATTGATAGAGTTATAGAATTTTTaagacttaattaataaactaaatgaaGATAGTTCCAGTGCGCATGTTTTCGCCTAAAGGAATGAAAAAGGACACTTTGTGTAGAATCGAGACGAACGTCACACGCGTCCTAGCTGTTTCAGAGACAAGGGTCGACTTGCAAAGTTCAGAACTATATTTAACGGAaccaaatttgaaaaatctcTGTTATATCAATATTGACAGTAATCTACTCCAACAAATTTggcataatattaaataagctCTTGCTGCGAAGTAGCTCcgcagttttattttaaagtgtttttgTGTCgcttaatttaatagattacGGTACTAatttgattacatttttattgtggAAAGGATTGAGTGTGAAATAATGTGTTAGAGATTGATAAGCATGAAGATTTTCACAATATTAACAATTCTCGGTAAGTTATTTTCAGCATGTGGATGAAATCGACATTTTATGAAATCACGTTCTGTTAAAtggattacaatttttatatattatgttctgGTCTGGTCATAATTTTTAAGacgaatttgtttttttcaacataaatttgattatattgTCTATAGTTTTCGCGATTACCTATTATGCATATTAGTAACACTTCTTTAACAAGATATAAACGCGAATCTATCATTGTTATCTCTCGCTGTCTCTCGTAAGTTCTCTGTGAGAGATGTAAATAATGGAAATAATTTGCGATTATTTCATAAAggatttataatgaaataaattagatcAAATATTACCTTTCATACCTTAAAGAGTACTTCGTTCCTATCTTTAGTAATATTTCAGTAGCATATAAGTTaagtaagtatatatgtaattgtgAGTAATTTCCGTCTATTTTTATGATAGCCAATATCTTTTCAATTCAAGGTGAATTGACCAGCGTCCGCTTGAACGAAATGGGATAATATAAATCACTCAATGTGTCCCTTTCATTGCCACTTTCTTGtcgatttatatattaaaatttttaattttatatattaaaaataatattacttgcCATATTTTATCTATCTTAAGCTaactgtaattaatatatagtagtataaaacaaatgttgcaatcgatttattttagtaatttatttaccttatttTCTATCTTTGCAGTTACTTAGTACTAATACGGTAggaaacttattaatttaaaaattaaactaaaaacataataaaaacaaaacaaaaacttaaaacctaaacctttttgtaacacaattataaataattcaactcTTCAGCCAATGCAGCTAAATAATTCCAACTAAcatgcaaataatattcagGGTGCGCAGACACGCGTATAATAGCGCGGCATTATTCTGAGTAAATTTGTACGCGCTCGGGGCACTGCAAGCAATTGTgacattatttgtaaaatacaatgttttaatagaacgctttttataagaattgtataaatgtaCTTGTCATTAAACGCGAAAGTTCATGCTTTGAAACGGGTTTCTATACTACATTTAAaaggttataaaaatatattttttgtatgtttacataataaaatacatatataataatagacgTAATATAAACCGTTGTTGACGATGCAAAGATGAATCAGTGATGAAGTGGAACCGACTCCATAAAGACTCAAGGAATGAGACGAGCAGCAGcagattatgtatatattaccgGTTCGTTTTTTCCAGCATTTACCTCAGCATACAAGATCACACAACTTAAAGTGCCGCTGTATGCAGACCCACGGCGTGCTGCAGAACTCATATGTGATTTTCAGATGAATGACGAGATTCTACACTCTGTCAAGTGGTACAGAGATATGCATGAGATCCTTCGATATAACCCCTCACAAGTGGTAAGTGGTttcttatttactttaatacaaGTGTAAAGTGATTTTGAAAACCtcaaatagttaataaaatggGGCTTTGAGAATCTATGCCACACAAGATCTAAAAGACCTGCATCGCAATTGTATTTCATCGTTAGACGTAATAGGTCACTTTAGAATAATCTACATCATTATCTACGGAAGCGCTCCACAATGTTATATTGCTGCAGTGCGATcaacgtttttatataaaaaaagaaagttttaaAGTTGCTTGATACATACCATTAACAAGAATCATTAACAACTAACACGTGTATATACTTTTTGTCTTATATATcctcttaattaaataaatcgttatAATCCTTACCTTGTAGAATTAAGTCTGATCTATTACGTTTGTGTCAGTGGTTCAACTTCAAATCATCGACAAGCTTCGTGATGTATGccaaaattattaagttaaaatagtgGTACATTAggaattattttgaatagatTCTAgtctttttatatgtaatctaTTTTCATTGAAAACGATAAAAGTCTCTTCGTGCATTACGCGTGGTTTATAAGCTATGCACATCAGAATCACGGCGTCGCGTCGGTCTAAACATAGAAGagttagaatttttaatatatgttcactttaaattaaaaattctggAAAAATGTCAGCTCAGCTCCCGTCACAAATAATGATttctacaaattatataattcctTAACAGTTTTTATTCCTTAACAGCCTTCGATAAGACTATTTAACGTTACGGGCATAATTGTGCAAGGCGGTGAGTGCCAGGCTGAATGGTGTATGGTGCGAGTGATGCCTCTCCCTTTCGCCGTCCGAGCGGCATTCACTTGCGAGATATCTACGGAAGGACCAAGATTCCAGATAGCGAGACAGACCAAGCACATGACTGTTGTCGGTTAGTTTTGCATATATTTACGACGATATTATATcatgttataattaacttttttacctTTCAATGGGATCTTAGGTGTAGTCGGTAGTGACAAGATTCGAGTCTTGTGTGACTGCGTTTGTCAAAGTGCATTGCGTTTCTGAAATCTCCTGCCAGCTtctttaaagattaaaatttcTGATACGTTCGTTTAATTGAACTATTAAATTCTACTATTTAATGAGACTATGACAATGTGTTAGGCGTACAATAATCGACAAAATATTGAAGCATGAATGTTCAGATGTGTTTAGTTTAGGTggttttatagattatttttttatttcttcgtgtgtgtgtgtctTGCCTGTAAGTGCTtgtcatatgtattttattttcttgcaCCAATATATCAGTGTCCCAAGCGTTGccaaacttttataaataaataaaaatcttatgttGCTAAAGATTTGTATGCATAATTTGCTTCCTAGCGATGCCAGAGAGGGATCCTGTCATAATTGGAGCTCCAAAATTAGTGAGACCTGGAGAACATGTATTGCTTAATTGTAGCTCGGACTTCTCGCTGCCACCTGCAAATATCAATTGGTACATTGGTAACGAGGTTCAAAAGGTAGGTTTACATTTATCAATGATATTATCTTACTCATCTATTGTAGCATATTGGATTTAATCACGAATAATTCTGACAATATGACCTATCTTCAATTCAATAGAAAACTTACCCCAACATTAGTTCGGGCAAAGTTAAAAAGGTAATTTCAaactttagttattaaaatattaatatatttggatTCATTAATTACATCCATATTGTccttaacaataattattatcatccttaattaaatcaattgatATTCTGTTCTCATATACCTAAACCTTCAATTGGTGAAATCtgcgtaaaaataaattttgagttTATCGCGAACCGGAAGACGCAGCGGAGGACTTTTAAGACAAAATAATACAGAATGGTATTTTTACAGTCATTTACaacataatcaaatattatttaatctttttaaatgcTTAGCAAGAGATGTGGCAGCGTACGAAGTTAAGTTTACCCCAAGCGGGAGGGTTACGTGCCTCCTGGCGCGTACTTCATCTTGCAGTCCCGACAGTAGAGAGCGGCGCATTGCGCATGCGCTGCGAGGCTGAGCTGCCAGTGGAGCCACCAGTCATACGTGATACTAGCGTTGTCCTTACACTCTATTCGCGCACGCAACTCTCCAAATACGTTTCCAACACAGGTTAGTTTGGCAAGTTCCTTGTAGAATTAACTACACATCAATTTGACCGTCGTACTTCCTATCGCCGACTGACATCTTTTTCAAAGAGAAGAGATTTTGTGGTTCTTTCAATATAAGGTTGTCTTAACCTAAaactaaaagtatattattcagTTCAGTTCACTTCAGGACAAGTCATGGTACTAAAATATagaaggcaaacgggcaagaggctcacttgatgttaatcGCCGCTCATGGATACTCACATTGTCAGAAGGCttacaagtgcgttgccgggcttttaagaattggtacgatctTTCTTTAAAggagtcgaattggttcggaaatactttagtgggcagctcGATCTACACAGTGGTGGAGCGGGGCAAACATTTTCAAAGGAATTGAATGAACGATATTCTGATTACATACTGCCGAGGTTTGAAAGATAAACTGGCTGGATAATTCGATATGAACAAGATATGCATCTCAGTTAT contains:
- the LOC111000126 gene encoding uncharacterized protein LOC111000126 isoform X2, coding for MNDEILHSVKWYRDMHEILRYNPSQVPSIRLFNVTGIIVQGGECQAEWCMVRVMPLPFAVRAAFTCEISTEGPRFQIARQTKHMTVVAMPERDPVIIGAPKLVRPGEHVLLNCSSDFSLPPANINWYIGNEVQKQEMWQRTKLSLPQAGGLRASWRVLHLAVPTVESGALRMRCEAELPVEPPVIRDTSVVLTLYSRTQLSKYVSNTGARIDFQLVWATMCVYVLMVITL
- the LOC111000126 gene encoding uncharacterized protein LOC111000126 isoform X1 gives rise to the protein MKIFTILTILAFTSAYKITQLKVPLYADPRRAAELICDFQMNDEILHSVKWYRDMHEILRYNPSQVPSIRLFNVTGIIVQGGECQAEWCMVRVMPLPFAVRAAFTCEISTEGPRFQIARQTKHMTVVAMPERDPVIIGAPKLVRPGEHVLLNCSSDFSLPPANINWYIGNEVQKQEMWQRTKLSLPQAGGLRASWRVLHLAVPTVESGALRMRCEAELPVEPPVIRDTSVVLTLYSRTQLSKYVSNTGARIDFQLVWATMCVYVLMVITL